The following are encoded together in the Capsulimonas corticalis genome:
- a CDS encoding tetratricopeptide repeat protein translates to MHTSSLSPEITEGAVIEPAGSSLPAVDYSPIHDPASGYQPSLEDLARAAYRGRHYGDAHDFYMESLIQHKISGDTAAIARTLTGLAKTAYRVGQLPESGEYLKEAMPHYQELGDIAGVIRALENLGQVSYRLDDYDTARQYYLDALAASRSIQDEESSAWELAGLGKVAYRQADYPEAKIRCEESLAICQERIDQKAIGDMMAFLGRIAYRQGDYALARERYEESLTIGRTANDTPACAWMLNNLGKAAYRMKDYPAGLAALEESLKMFRLLDDLDGVACVLENMAHFASKMGDLAHAYIWITESKTIVRELENHRASAEGSTPPEARITMQE, encoded by the coding sequence ATGCACACGTCCTCATTGTCGCCTGAGATCACGGAAGGCGCCGTCATTGAGCCCGCAGGGAGCAGCCTGCCGGCCGTGGATTACTCTCCCATCCACGATCCCGCCTCGGGATATCAACCGTCGCTGGAGGATTTAGCGCGCGCCGCGTATCGCGGCCGGCACTACGGCGACGCCCACGATTTCTACATGGAGAGCTTGATCCAGCATAAGATTTCCGGAGATACCGCCGCCATCGCGCGCACGCTGACCGGCCTGGCGAAGACCGCTTACCGCGTAGGACAGCTCCCAGAATCCGGTGAGTATCTGAAGGAAGCGATGCCGCACTACCAGGAGCTCGGCGATATCGCCGGAGTCATCCGCGCCCTGGAAAATCTCGGCCAGGTCTCTTACCGGCTCGACGATTACGACACCGCCCGGCAATATTACCTGGACGCGCTCGCGGCGAGCCGCAGCATTCAGGACGAGGAATCGAGCGCGTGGGAGCTGGCGGGTTTGGGGAAGGTGGCGTATCGCCAGGCCGACTATCCCGAAGCGAAGATCCGCTGTGAGGAAAGTTTAGCGATCTGCCAGGAGCGAATCGATCAGAAAGCCATCGGGGATATGATGGCGTTCCTCGGAAGGATCGCCTACCGGCAGGGAGACTACGCGCTGGCGCGCGAGCGGTACGAAGAAAGCTTGACCATCGGCCGGACGGCCAACGATACCCCGGCGTGCGCCTGGATGCTCAACAATCTGGGCAAAGCGGCGTATCGGATGAAGGACTATCCCGCGGGCCTGGCGGCGCTGGAAGAGAGCCTGAAGATGTTCCGGCTGCTGGACGATCTGGACGGCGTCGCGTGCGTCCTGGAAAACATGGCGCACTTCGCCTCGAAAATGGGCGATCTCGCGCACGCGTACATCTGGATCACCGAGAGCAAGACCATCGTTCGCGAATTGGAAAACCACCGCGCCAGCGCCGAAGGCTCAACGCCTCCCGAAGCGCGCATCACGATGCAGGAATAG
- a CDS encoding suppressor of fused domain protein: MSVDWTEAYVDHYARFFLGAPDATHLFQLDEARPPIQILTYDRVVAGCRLFASLGFSLYAPEGCAPAEVVCPVDAGGEAVPDILANALFHIATRSEPLTLSWGSTLDGLEHVNPAFAKKYKKEALYFTDPYGFPDEFAHVLADTGGIGRMYLAMFLSKKEHAFLREHQRDAFEEKLEEKGVDPYDVRRKSCV, encoded by the coding sequence ATGAGTGTCGATTGGACGGAAGCGTATGTGGACCACTACGCGCGATTTTTTTTAGGGGCGCCGGACGCCACGCATTTGTTTCAATTAGATGAGGCGAGGCCGCCGATTCAAATTTTGACCTATGACCGGGTCGTCGCCGGATGCCGGCTTTTTGCTTCGCTGGGCTTTTCGCTGTATGCGCCGGAGGGGTGTGCGCCGGCGGAGGTGGTTTGCCCGGTGGACGCCGGCGGGGAGGCGGTTCCCGACATACTGGCGAACGCGCTTTTTCACATCGCGACCCGGTCTGAGCCGCTGACGCTGAGCTGGGGAAGCACGCTGGACGGATTGGAGCATGTCAATCCCGCGTTTGCGAAAAAGTACAAAAAAGAGGCGCTCTACTTTACCGATCCCTATGGATTCCCGGACGAGTTCGCGCACGTCTTGGCCGATACCGGGGGTATTGGACGGATGTATCTGGCGATGTTCCTGAGTAAAAAGGAGCATGCCTTTTTGCGGGAGCACCAGCGGGACGCGTTTGAGGAAAAGCTCGAGGAAAAAGGAGTGGACCCCTACGACGTGCGACGAAAGTCGTGCGTGTAG
- a CDS encoding metal-dependent hydrolase, producing MVRSRCFTQAARFFALALLLLTLAASRSAFAAQTSLTWYGQSAFKLTTPSGKVLLIDPWITNPVNPNGKADVAALTHVDLILISHGHFDHIGDSVAIAKATGAKLVATGDLAGALVAYAGYPKDQAGMDTQGNFGGSLSLLDGEVEITFIPAIHSSAVTPPAGDDHGLGPQYGGSPGGFLIQVKNGPTIYHTGDTDVFSDMSLIPHHHKVDVMLACIGGHYTMGPEGAADAVKLVNPGVVIPMHFGTFPALAGTPAEFDAALKARGVKTKLQTLKVGDTIELK from the coding sequence ATGGTTCGATCCCGCTGTTTCACTCAGGCGGCGCGCTTTTTCGCGCTCGCCTTGCTGCTGCTGACGCTTGCGGCAAGTCGCTCCGCGTTCGCCGCGCAGACCTCGCTGACCTGGTACGGTCAGTCCGCCTTTAAGCTGACCACGCCTTCGGGCAAAGTCCTGCTGATCGATCCTTGGATCACCAACCCCGTCAATCCGAATGGCAAGGCCGATGTCGCGGCCCTCACTCATGTCGATTTGATCTTGATCAGCCACGGACACTTCGATCATATCGGCGACTCCGTCGCGATCGCCAAGGCGACCGGCGCGAAGCTGGTGGCGACGGGCGATCTGGCCGGCGCGCTGGTGGCGTACGCCGGGTATCCCAAGGACCAGGCCGGCATGGACACGCAGGGCAACTTCGGCGGCTCGCTGTCGCTGCTGGACGGCGAGGTGGAGATCACCTTCATCCCCGCCATCCATAGCTCCGCCGTCACCCCGCCGGCGGGCGACGACCATGGTCTCGGTCCGCAGTACGGCGGCAGCCCCGGCGGCTTTCTGATTCAGGTTAAGAACGGGCCGACGATCTACCACACCGGCGACACCGACGTCTTCTCGGACATGTCGCTGATCCCGCATCACCACAAAGTCGACGTGATGCTCGCCTGTATCGGCGGCCACTACACCATGGGCCCCGAAGGCGCCGCCGACGCCGTCAAGCTGGTCAACCCCGGCGTCGTCATCCCCATGCACTTCGGCACGTTCCCCGCCCTCGCCGGCACGCCCGCCGAGTTCGACGCGGCGCTGAAGGCCCGAGGCGTCAAGACCAAACTTCAAACGCTCAAGGTCGGCGACACAATTGAGCTGAAGTAG
- a CDS encoding NADH:flavin oxidoreductase/NADH oxidase has product MAELFDPLTLRGVTLRNRIGVSPMCQYSAVDGLPNDWHVAHLGARAYGGAALVITEATAVEARGRITPGDTGIWSDAHTEAWSRITKLIHNAGAVAGIQLAHAGRKASTAVPWNGGKGVSDADGGWEPVGVTSEPFEPNYRTPHALTVAEIHQIQTAFRDAAVRADAAGFDWIEIHAAHGYLLHTFLSPLTNTRADEYGGSFENRARFLTETVKTVREVWPTEKALAVRLSATDWVDEGWTPQESVAVSRILKDLGVDLIDCSSGGIAPGIKIPTGPGYQVFLSDTVRHDAGVPTAAVGMITEPDHAAQIIHDGQADLVLLAREFLREPNWPILAAKALGKAGAVPIPVQYERAF; this is encoded by the coding sequence ATGGCCGAACTTTTTGACCCGCTCACCCTGCGCGGCGTGACGCTTCGCAACCGTATCGGCGTGTCGCCGATGTGCCAGTACAGCGCCGTGGACGGCCTGCCGAACGACTGGCATGTGGCGCATCTGGGGGCGCGCGCCTACGGCGGCGCTGCGCTGGTAATCACCGAAGCGACCGCCGTGGAAGCGCGCGGACGGATCACACCGGGAGACACCGGCATTTGGTCGGACGCGCACACGGAAGCGTGGTCGCGCATTACGAAATTGATCCACAACGCCGGCGCGGTCGCCGGAATCCAGCTCGCGCATGCGGGGCGCAAGGCCAGCACCGCCGTCCCCTGGAATGGCGGCAAAGGCGTTTCAGACGCCGATGGCGGCTGGGAGCCGGTCGGCGTCACCAGCGAGCCGTTCGAACCGAACTACCGCACCCCGCACGCGCTGACCGTCGCGGAGATCCATCAAATCCAGACCGCGTTCCGCGACGCCGCCGTTCGCGCCGACGCAGCCGGCTTCGACTGGATTGAGATCCACGCCGCGCATGGATACTTGCTCCACACGTTCCTGTCGCCGCTGACCAACACACGCGCCGACGAATACGGCGGCTCCTTCGAGAACCGCGCCCGCTTCCTCACGGAAACGGTCAAAACCGTCCGCGAAGTCTGGCCGACGGAAAAAGCGCTCGCCGTCCGTCTCTCCGCCACGGACTGGGTCGACGAGGGCTGGACGCCCCAGGAATCCGTCGCCGTCTCGCGCATCTTAAAAGATCTGGGAGTAGACCTGATCGATTGCAGCTCCGGCGGCATCGCCCCCGGAATCAAGATCCCGACCGGCCCCGGCTACCAGGTCTTCCTATCGGACACCGTGCGCCACGACGCCGGCGTCCCCACGGCGGCGGTCGGCATGATCACCGAACCCGACCACGCCGCACAGATCATCCACGACGGCCAAGCCGACCTGGTGTTACTGGCCCGCGAATTCCTCCGCGAACCCAACTGGCCCATCCTCGCCGCCAAAGCCCTTGGCAAGGCCGGCGCGGTCCCGATCCCCGTGCAGTACGAGCGGGCGTTTTAG
- a CDS encoding M56 family metallopeptidase gives MIPPFWNALSGLAADAAQRAGVLALQSTLLLALGLALGWLLRRRGAACASLIARATLLLTMGVLILSPAVSDHPAPLMVAAPPISITASASAAGAVSAPRWNPEAPPPAEKPFVEEPPVPWTRLPGMGAVAVIGVWLLGAVFLLARLLRAAMALSRLRQECDPVTRGPVVVAAAELCAFAGAPPIEIRAGDAIETPFLSGILRATLWIPASLESDPGSICLPAVLAHEREHWRRRDCAWLLASRIATALLWPQPLLWLLCRAMEQSSEDLCDQEALAAPGVVPREYADCLLKIAEARTVRPQALGVGVVSFRSTLGRRILQILDGAAHRVRVPAPLRAALILGLTAAAVVTLAAVAAQTDYGWRPEPGYARRFTLAARQGWSVEPVRYLPGNAQPRPLTPEARRAALQSSKELETACSTLGLSMEPGHGPPIELKRSLEALLAKDPHSAQIQYLLAAWFWQNGEQPQSRALLASALAAAPTILAGRVQYADGRPIAGYELGMGIGYPAPPGDSSQGEEMAFQTWPIWTDEDGCFYLPVYSAGCRWYGWADRSQNGLNGAPPSVTDRVKQTMSVAMPGYGRGWCSFRAKIGALPPLVARPYVEWGSETPPRGTYERPTSISGDHLRITWKSYPQASSYQMEILEAYHPRPNVTMGSSTPSEPSFEPLLQSSLFAAGSSERALEMRLNGRNPILHRRSIYTMTVSACGKDGILAKSQPFYFSPSQGLLPLPLRVTSLQGYLPSGVRIDRIEHKGNAIVVTGEGELSLRAWEALTQTRWFDLPLSKAGSGAADKGFQMEYGDGG, from the coding sequence ATGATCCCTCCATTCTGGAACGCTCTGTCGGGCCTCGCCGCCGACGCCGCGCAGCGGGCCGGCGTCCTGGCGCTGCAATCGACCCTGCTTCTGGCGCTGGGGTTAGCGCTTGGGTGGCTGCTGCGGCGCCGAGGCGCGGCCTGCGCGTCGCTGATCGCTCGGGCGACGCTTCTGCTGACAATGGGCGTCCTGATCCTTTCCCCCGCTGTCTCGGACCACCCCGCCCCTCTCATGGTCGCGGCGCCTCCCATCTCCATCACGGCCTCCGCATCGGCGGCCGGCGCGGTCTCCGCGCCGCGCTGGAATCCCGAAGCCCCGCCTCCGGCCGAGAAGCCATTCGTGGAGGAGCCGCCGGTCCCGTGGACGCGGCTTCCGGGAATGGGGGCTGTCGCCGTGATCGGCGTCTGGCTTTTAGGCGCCGTGTTTTTGCTCGCGCGATTGCTGCGCGCCGCCATGGCGCTGTCGCGCCTGCGTCAGGAATGCGATCCCGTTACGCGCGGGCCGGTCGTTGTGGCCGCCGCCGAACTTTGCGCCTTCGCCGGCGCCCCGCCGATCGAGATCCGCGCCGGCGACGCGATTGAAACGCCGTTCCTGTCCGGCATCCTGCGCGCGACGCTATGGATTCCCGCGTCGCTCGAAAGCGATCCTGGTTCGATCTGCCTGCCGGCGGTTCTGGCGCATGAGCGGGAGCATTGGCGGCGGCGGGACTGCGCCTGGCTGCTGGCGTCGCGCATCGCGACGGCGCTGCTCTGGCCGCAGCCCTTGCTCTGGCTTCTTTGCCGCGCGATGGAGCAGTCGTCGGAAGATCTGTGCGATCAGGAGGCGCTCGCCGCGCCGGGCGTCGTCCCACGCGAATACGCTGACTGCCTTTTGAAGATCGCCGAAGCCCGAACCGTGCGGCCCCAGGCGCTTGGCGTGGGCGTCGTTTCCTTTCGGTCCACCTTAGGTCGGCGGATTCTGCAAATCCTCGATGGCGCCGCGCATCGCGTGCGAGTCCCGGCGCCGCTGCGCGCGGCGCTGATCCTGGGGCTGACGGCCGCCGCCGTCGTGACCCTGGCCGCCGTCGCCGCGCAAACGGACTATGGATGGCGCCCGGAGCCAGGATATGCGCGCCGGTTCACGCTGGCTGCGCGGCAGGGCTGGAGCGTGGAGCCCGTGCGCTATTTGCCGGGGAATGCGCAGCCCCGGCCGCTGACTCCGGAAGCGCGCCGCGCGGCGCTCCAAAGCTCAAAGGAGCTTGAGACCGCATGCAGCACGCTCGGTTTGAGCATGGAGCCGGGCCATGGGCCGCCGATTGAGCTCAAGCGCTCGCTGGAGGCGCTGCTGGCCAAAGATCCCCACTCCGCGCAAATCCAATATCTGCTCGCGGCCTGGTTCTGGCAAAACGGAGAGCAGCCGCAAAGCCGGGCGCTGCTGGCCAGCGCGCTCGCCGCCGCGCCCACCATCCTCGCGGGGCGCGTTCAGTACGCGGATGGCCGCCCGATCGCCGGGTATGAGCTGGGAATGGGCATTGGATATCCCGCGCCGCCTGGCGATAGCTCGCAGGGCGAGGAGATGGCGTTTCAGACGTGGCCGATTTGGACGGATGAAGACGGATGTTTTTATCTGCCGGTTTACAGCGCCGGCTGCCGGTGGTATGGCTGGGCTGACCGCAGTCAAAACGGCTTGAACGGCGCGCCGCCATCGGTGACGGACCGGGTGAAACAGACGATGAGCGTGGCGATGCCCGGCTATGGGCGAGGCTGGTGCTCGTTTCGCGCGAAGATCGGCGCGCTCCCGCCACTGGTGGCCCGGCCATATGTGGAGTGGGGGAGCGAGACGCCGCCGCGCGGGACTTATGAGCGGCCGACATCGATCTCGGGGGATCATCTTCGGATCACCTGGAAGTCGTATCCTCAGGCGTCCTCCTATCAGATGGAGATCCTGGAGGCGTATCATCCGAGGCCAAATGTCACGATGGGCTCCAGCACGCCTTCGGAACCTTCCTTTGAGCCGCTGCTGCAAAGCTCGCTGTTCGCCGCCGGATCCTCGGAGCGAGCGCTGGAAATGCGGCTCAATGGGCGCAATCCCATCCTGCACCGCCGCTCAATCTACACGATGACGGTGAGCGCCTGCGGCAAAGATGGGATCCTGGCGAAATCGCAGCCTTTTTACTTTAGCCCCAGCCAGGGGCTGCTGCCGCTGCCCCTGCGCGTCACGTCGCTGCAAGGTTACCTGCCGTCGGGAGTTCGGATAGACCGAATTGAGCATAAGGGAAATGCGATTGTCGTGACAGGCGAGGGGGAGCTGTCTTTGAGGGCGTGGGAAGCGCTCACTCAAACACGCTGGTTCGACTTGCCGCTGAGCAAGGCAGGCTCCGGGGCGGCCGACAAAGGCTTCCAAATGGAGTATGGGGATGGCGGCTAG
- a CDS encoding BlaI/MecI/CopY family transcriptional regulator — translation MAKDTVSLGKVQLEIMQVLWEDGEATARRITEKLSQSRAIAHSTVQTLLRKMEAKGAVTHDVRDGVFVFRPLSEQNEIARSAARDVLTRVFGGSVSGLVSHLLKHESVSEDELQRLRRLIDEAEPGGKP, via the coding sequence ATGGCGAAGGACACGGTATCGCTGGGGAAGGTGCAGCTGGAGATCATGCAGGTCCTCTGGGAGGACGGCGAAGCCACGGCGCGGCGGATTACGGAGAAGCTGTCCCAGTCGCGGGCGATCGCGCACAGCACGGTGCAGACCCTGCTGCGAAAGATGGAGGCCAAGGGGGCCGTCACGCACGATGTGCGCGACGGCGTGTTTGTTTTCCGACCACTCTCGGAGCAAAATGAGATCGCCCGGTCCGCCGCGCGCGATGTTCTCACGCGCGTGTTCGGCGGCTCCGTTTCAGGGCTGGTCTCCCATCTGCTCAAACACGAATCCGTCTCCGAAGACGAGCTTCAGCGGCTCCGGCGATTGATCGACGAGGCGGAGCCGGGAGGGAAGCCATGA
- a CDS encoding RedB protein, whose protein sequence is MTRISQISARWRAAGWAAAALCWCAALCVGFAALWSYDARPAHAQTPPARAPQAATATLLVFAHPKCPCTRATMTELAKLMARCGERLRATVVFVSPAGATTDWVEGDLWRDAAAIPGVAVRRDRGGAWARRLHAKVSGEAILYGADGRLLFTGGLTGSRGHEGDNDGEDAVAALVLTGTSPRSGSPVFGCALENESVLRKEQ, encoded by the coding sequence ATGACTCGTATTTCTCAAATCAGCGCGCGATGGCGTGCGGCGGGATGGGCGGCGGCGGCGTTATGCTGGTGCGCCGCGTTGTGCGTGGGCTTCGCCGCATTGTGGAGCTATGACGCGCGTCCGGCGCACGCGCAGACGCCGCCCGCGCGCGCTCCTCAGGCCGCCACGGCGACCTTGCTGGTGTTCGCGCACCCCAAATGTCCCTGCACCCGTGCGACGATGACCGAACTCGCCAAACTGATGGCTCGCTGCGGGGAGCGGCTGCGCGCGACGGTGGTGTTTGTCTCGCCGGCCGGAGCGACCACGGATTGGGTCGAAGGAGATCTCTGGCGCGACGCGGCGGCGATCCCCGGAGTTGCGGTGCGCCGCGATCGGGGCGGCGCCTGGGCGCGCCGTCTGCATGCCAAGGTCTCTGGAGAAGCGATCTTGTACGGAGCGGATGGACGGCTTCTTTTTACGGGCGGCCTCACCGGTTCACGTGGCCATGAAGGGGATAACGACGGAGAAGACGCTGTCGCCGCCCTCGTTCTGACCGGAACGTCTCCCCGCTCTGGGAGTCCTGTCTTTGGATGCGCGCTGGAGAATGAGTCTGTCCTCAGGAAAGAGCAATGA
- a CDS encoding PAS domain-containing protein: MTNDTNTPSSDAIAPRVQTLYQNHHEAIYRRTDRLFAGLLLFEWVAGIVTALVVSPRAWDGASSYVHPHLLAAIFLGAVIVSLPVALALYFPGKAVTRHAIAVAQMLMSALLIHLTGGRIETHFHVFGSLAFVAFYRDWRVLMTATAVTAAEHLLGGIFWPRSIYGIVVSDPWRWVEHAGWVVFEDVFLVMSCVHGVREMRQIAERQSDLEAAHAEVERGVVELEARVQERTKDLAEANLYLRREVTHRRTIEEGLRDSEVRYRQICASVPGMVFQVLSFPDGQMKFIFVSDGCRDIYGVDAAYLRAHPSWIADTVHEDDRADFERTLRLSTENAKPWRWQGRLQIPNGGVVWIRGGAHPEQLADGSIFWDGVLIDITDLLDNEPQTPAHAGGDAMPEGIARAA, from the coding sequence ATGACAAACGATACGAATACACCATCGAGTGATGCGATTGCGCCGCGCGTGCAAACGCTTTATCAGAACCATCATGAGGCGATTTATCGGCGCACGGACCGGCTGTTCGCGGGGCTTTTACTGTTTGAGTGGGTCGCGGGGATCGTCACGGCGCTGGTTGTTTCGCCGCGCGCCTGGGATGGCGCCAGCAGTTATGTCCATCCGCACCTGCTTGCCGCGATCTTTCTCGGCGCGGTGATCGTTTCGCTGCCGGTCGCCCTTGCGCTGTACTTTCCCGGCAAGGCGGTCACGCGGCATGCCATCGCGGTGGCGCAGATGCTCATGTCCGCGCTGCTGATCCATCTCACCGGAGGCCGGATCGAAACGCATTTCCATGTCTTCGGCTCGCTGGCGTTTGTCGCGTTCTATCGCGACTGGCGGGTCCTGATGACCGCGACGGCCGTCACCGCCGCCGAGCACCTCCTGGGCGGCATTTTCTGGCCGCGTTCGATCTACGGTATTGTCGTGTCCGATCCCTGGCGCTGGGTGGAGCACGCCGGCTGGGTGGTCTTCGAGGATGTTTTCCTGGTGATGTCCTGTGTGCATGGCGTGCGGGAGATGCGCCAGATCGCCGAACGTCAGTCCGACCTGGAGGCGGCCCACGCCGAAGTGGAGCGGGGCGTTGTGGAGCTGGAGGCCCGGGTGCAGGAGCGCACGAAGGATCTGGCCGAAGCCAATCTGTATCTGCGCCGGGAAGTGACGCACCGCCGGACCATCGAAGAAGGACTGCGCGACAGCGAAGTGCGATATCGCCAAATCTGCGCCAGTGTTCCGGGGATGGTGTTTCAAGTCCTCAGTTTCCCAGATGGGCAGATGAAGTTCATTTTCGTCAGCGACGGGTGCCGCGATATCTACGGCGTCGACGCGGCGTACCTGCGGGCGCACCCTTCGTGGATCGCCGACACGGTCCATGAAGACGACCGAGCGGACTTCGAGCGAACGCTGCGCCTCTCCACCGAAAACGCAAAGCCCTGGCGCTGGCAGGGGCGATTACAAATACCCAATGGCGGCGTCGTATGGATCCGAGGCGGAGCGCATCCCGAGCAGCTGGCCGATGGGAGCATTTTCTGGGACGGCGTGCTGATCGACATTACCGATCTGCTTGACAATGAGCCGCAAACGCCGGCGCACGCCGGTGGGGACGCCATGCCCGAAGGAATCGCCAGAGCCGCCTGA
- a CDS encoding DUF3187 family protein: MRLPLIFSCLMLACLASAHADTSFQGPADLRNQRPYQLLFLGFSPQSASVLPDGRTRVSAQFDIANDVLAPSPKEGAAVREDTETQRLALSYARGVGGGFEASAIIPVVARNGGVLDKLAETYHRLVGFDHPTRDVYFGRRDLPSYQSVVSFDRPGGDSATFGAAFGLGDTQLTLKHALLRGLRTGVAARLGITLPTGDKNHLLGSGGVDYGADLDVDQMLSSRLAVYANLSAVQIGRDSALGNAARSSIYHTSAALEYVSSSSSSWILQTEEGSAAVRTGNAFADGTQSTIAVAYRRRSSHGVAWTYACTENGDLFNYGAPSLAQIGPDITFSVGWEKRD, from the coding sequence ATGCGCCTTCCGCTCATTTTTTCTTGCCTTATGCTCGCCTGCCTCGCGTCGGCGCACGCCGACACTTCGTTTCAGGGACCGGCGGACCTGCGCAATCAGCGTCCGTATCAGCTTTTATTTCTTGGTTTTTCGCCACAGTCCGCTTCCGTGCTGCCGGATGGGCGCACGCGCGTGTCCGCGCAGTTCGATATCGCCAATGATGTTCTGGCGCCGAGCCCGAAGGAGGGCGCGGCGGTTCGGGAGGATACCGAGACGCAGCGGCTGGCGCTGAGTTATGCGCGGGGCGTGGGCGGCGGGTTTGAGGCGTCGGCGATAATCCCTGTCGTCGCGCGCAATGGGGGGGTGCTGGACAAGCTGGCGGAGACGTATCATCGGCTGGTCGGCTTCGATCATCCGACGCGCGATGTCTACTTTGGACGACGTGATTTGCCGTCGTATCAAAGTGTGGTGAGCTTCGATCGGCCTGGGGGCGATAGCGCGACGTTCGGGGCCGCCTTTGGCTTGGGCGACACGCAACTGACTCTGAAGCATGCGCTATTGCGTGGACTCCGAACCGGAGTCGCCGCGCGTTTGGGAATCACGCTGCCGACGGGCGACAAAAACCATCTGCTCGGAAGCGGCGGCGTCGATTACGGCGCGGATCTGGATGTCGATCAAATGCTGTCGTCGCGGCTGGCGGTTTACGCCAACCTCAGCGCCGTCCAGATTGGGCGCGACAGCGCGCTTGGCAATGCGGCGCGCTCCTCGATTTATCATACGTCAGCCGCTCTGGAGTACGTGTCGAGTTCCAGCAGCAGCTGGATTTTGCAGACGGAAGAGGGCAGCGCGGCTGTCCGCACCGGGAACGCCTTCGCCGACGGAACTCAGTCCACCATCGCCGTCGCCTACCGCCGCCGATCCTCCCATGGGGTCGCCTGGACCTATGCCTGCACGGAGAATGGCGACTTGTTCAACTACGGCGCGCCGTCGCTCGCGCAGATCGGTCCCGATATCACATTCTCGGTCGGCTGGGAGAAGCGGGACTGA
- a CDS encoding tetratricopeptide repeat protein has translation MQDSPSSLRDTQEATDYSYSPGLSLSGISFEDAPPAPADAEPPEYSPPMGAPINLDEPVYASPETERPAYSEPSGYAEQTGYSEQTGYGQTPGYAQQSEYAQPEYAPSVGARQSTESLARSAYQIGSYEEARDLYEQALNEYRQADNAAGMAHTLNNLAKTLYRIGDLTEAQGYLEQALTRYQALSDEAGIVHVLENLGQVAYRLGDDHAAQHYYQETLTAARRIHNQDSSAWALAGLGKVAYRQGNFQEAEMRYDESLSLSRDRGDKEGIADCARHLAQIAYRLGDYPRARVLYEESLHISRETDDLDGTAWTLNDLGKVAYRLQDYTGGIQVLQEALELFRIVEDRDGSACALENLAYCALKAGDKAQAQTWITESQTIQREIANEKASAGGYTPYEARITMRDE, from the coding sequence ATGCAGGATTCACCATCATCGCTTCGCGACACGCAGGAAGCGACCGATTATTCGTATAGTCCGGGCCTTTCCCTGAGCGGAATATCCTTCGAAGACGCTCCCCCCGCACCGGCGGACGCCGAGCCGCCGGAGTACTCCCCGCCGATGGGCGCGCCGATCAATCTGGATGAACCCGTCTACGCCTCTCCAGAAACGGAGCGGCCCGCCTACTCCGAGCCGTCGGGATACGCGGAGCAGACCGGGTATTCGGAGCAAACGGGGTATGGGCAGACGCCGGGATACGCCCAGCAATCCGAGTACGCGCAGCCGGAGTACGCGCCAAGCGTCGGCGCGAGGCAGTCCACGGAATCACTGGCCCGCTCCGCCTATCAGATTGGGAGCTATGAAGAAGCGCGCGACCTCTACGAGCAGGCGCTCAATGAGTACCGGCAAGCCGATAACGCCGCCGGAATGGCGCATACGCTCAACAATCTCGCCAAAACGCTCTACCGTATCGGCGATCTGACGGAAGCGCAGGGTTATCTGGAGCAGGCGCTGACCCGGTATCAGGCGCTCAGCGACGAAGCGGGAATCGTTCATGTCCTGGAGAACCTGGGACAGGTCGCCTACCGGCTGGGCGACGACCACGCCGCCCAGCACTATTACCAGGAAACACTCACGGCCGCCCGCCGGATCCATAATCAAGATTCCTCGGCATGGGCGCTGGCGGGACTGGGAAAGGTCGCTTACCGTCAGGGCAACTTTCAGGAAGCTGAGATGCGGTACGACGAAAGCCTGAGCCTGAGCCGCGATCGCGGCGACAAGGAAGGCATCGCGGACTGCGCGCGCCACCTGGCGCAGATCGCCTATCGCCTGGGAGACTACCCACGGGCGCGCGTGCTGTATGAGGAAAGTCTGCACATCAGCCGCGAGACGGACGATCTGGATGGAACGGCGTGGACGCTCAACGACCTCGGCAAAGTCGCATACCGGCTTCAGGACTACACCGGCGGCATCCAGGTCCTTCAGGAAGCGCTGGAGCTGTTCCGGATCGTGGAGGACCGCGACGGGTCCGCGTGCGCGCTGGAGAACCTGGCGTACTGCGCGCTGAAGGCCGGCGACAAAGCCCAGGCGCAGACATGGATCACGGAAAGCCAGACGATTCAGCGCGAAATCGCCAACGAAAAAGCAAGCGCGGGCGGGTACACCCCATACGAAGCCCGCATTACGATGCGTGACGAATAA